The nucleotide window CGGGAAGGGCGGAGCCGCTCTGCGAAGAGCTGGGAGATTTGCTCTTCCAGGTGCTCTTTCATGCCCAGATCGCAAAGGAGCGGGGCGAATTCGACATCGAGGCGGTCTTAAAGACATCGATCGAAAAGATGACCCGCCGCCACCCGCATGTCTTTGCTCCCGACCCGGGAGAATCGGCACCCCTCGATAGCAAAACGGTGTTGACCCGATGGGAGGAGATGAAGAAAAAAGAGGCGGGGAATCAATCCCGCAAATCGGTGCTGGAGGGCATCCCGCGCCAGCTTCCGGCGCTCCTGCGCGCCCACCAGATTCAAGCGCGGGCAGCCCGCGTCGGGTTCGACTGGAAGACGATTGAGCCGGTTTTTGGTAAAATTGAAGAAGAATTTCAGGAGCTTCGGACTGCGGTCGTAGAAGGGGATGCCGCCCATATCGAATCGGAGCTGGGGGATCTTCTCTTTACTGTCGTGAACGCGGCGCGTTTCCTTAAAATCAGTCCCGAAGATGCGCTTCGAGGAACGATTCAAC belongs to Candidatus Manganitrophaceae bacterium and includes:
- the mazG gene encoding nucleoside triphosphate pyrophosphohydrolase: MSEAFDQLVALMDRLRSERGCPWDRAQTPESLKPFLIEEAYEVLEAIESGRAEPLCEELGDLLFQVLFHAQIAKERGEFDIEAVLKTSIEKMTRRHPHVFAPDPGESAPLDSKTVLTRWEEMKKKEAGNQSRKSVLEGIPRQLPALLRAHQIQARAARVGFDWKTIEPVFGKIEEEFQELRTAVVEGDAAHIESELGDLLFTVVNAARFLKISPEDALRGTIQRFTDRFQAMEVEAARRGSPLESFSLEEMDSLWEEAKRSEEDGV